A single Dasypus novemcinctus isolate mDasNov1 chromosome 4, mDasNov1.1.hap2, whole genome shotgun sequence DNA region contains:
- the USF3 gene encoding basic helix-loop-helix domain-containing protein USF3 isoform X3 yields the protein MFTCPETAEEIKKLRKQLEEIQKENGRYIELLKANDICLYDDPTIHWKGNLKNSKVSVVIPTDQIQKNIIVYSNGSQPGGNSQGTAVQGITFNVGHNLQKQTANVMPVQRTCNLVTPVSISGVYPSENKPWHQTTVAALAANQPVPLCLPATISAPSILELSTSESESSVLGATSGSLIAVPVGPEPHQHCSFHPSLNDQHPSETKNDQESPKLLKKMVPCTTSLPSSSSVTATKVQHGSKPCPSIQECRSDFQNTFVVAVAATVCSQLPRSVDDPSPLNSGKGTDSTSGSTVVVPSTSDVRKTVTPVSTLSANSLDSGWTLSCSLPSSSVSASDLKNINSLTRISSAGNTQTTWTTLQLTGNTIQPLSQTPSTAVTPVLNESGTSPTAVNHSRHVATGINLNNSFPADGQPVEQVVVTLPSCPSLPMQPLIAQPQVKSQPPKNILPLNSAMQVIQMAQPVGTAINAAPANPNVIILQPPSTTPCPTVVRAEVPNQTVGQQIVIIQAANQNALPLLSAPPPGSVRLPVNGASAVIGSNNSVQNISTPQTFGGKHLVHILPRPSSLSTSNSTQTFSVTMSNQQQPQTISLNGQLFALQPVMSSSGTTNQTPMQIIQPTTSEDPNTNVALNTFGALASLNQSISQMAGQSCVQLSITQPANPQTAANSQITPANCVSLTTVAPPVIVDNSATLPSTYNLVTTSSTNPVAYLPPNVKSKRLSKKPGAKKHITANKSACPLNPTRDMGKLDCPSTEGSAEPSCNDEMLENLPVVLPSVAMSQANNVSVSGTLEVLNSESVISESVSKSKSAEESSLCSQELMTSEPFAVAPAKSKDPTPILHQETSQDKPPPSLALSDAATSSTSANMLIPSPNDTHILVSQVSGLSSTTSSTNTNCVSEVEIIAEPCRAEQDSSDTTQTTGLLKGQGLTALLSDLAKEKDPKKTSLPVQVDHPDFSSENSKIVDSSVDLHPKQELLLINSDDRDPPQHHSCLSDQEVINGSLLTSRQSDSPMSTSSGSSRSFSVASMLPETTREDVTSSTTTNTCDNCTFVEQTDIVALAARAIFDQENLEKGRAGNQANIREAASKPSEPSSLEGDQPFKTQIPKENGTGQPEATPNEFNSQISMEATVDRPLEKPSCSIGIKTSNSSLQVPSSQPPTITSLSVNNLIHQSSISHPLVSCAGLSQSSEQTTVPATVNLTVSPSSYGSQPPGPSLMTDYSQEQLTTMTSTIPNSQIQEPLLKPSHESRKDSAKRAVQDDLLLSSTKRQKHCQPAPHRLENMSLMSRTPDSISDQTQMMVGQMPPNSSNSVVPVTNPAHGDGLTRLFPPNNNFVAPALRQTEVQCTSQPTVAEQQQTQASQHLQALQQHVSTQGVSHLHSNHLYLKQQQQQQQQQAGQLRERHHLYQLQHHVPHAESSVHSQTHNVHQQRTLQQEVQMQKKRNLVQGAQASQLSLQPKHHGTDQSRPKSGQPHPHHQQMQQQMQQHFGSSQPEKSCENPSTSRNHHNHPQNHLNQDIMHQQQDVGSRQQGSGVSSEHISGHNTMQRLLTSRGLEQQMVSQPSIVTRPSDMTCTPHRSERNRVSSYSAEALIGKTSSNSEQRMGISIQGSRVSDQLEMRSYLDVPRNKSLVVHNMQGHVDHTVASDIRLSDCQTFKPGGASQQPQSNFEVQSSRNNEIGNPISSLRSMQSQAFRISQNPGLPIDRQKRLPYPPVQNIPTGNSVPPRDGENTCHQSFMQSLLAPHLSDQVIGSQRSLSELQRNTQCGPSSTIEYNCPPAHESVHIRRESESQNRESCDMSLSTVNTRNSTLSIPFSSSSSSGDIQGRNTSPNVSVQKSNPMRITDSHGTKGHMNPPVTTNMHGVARPALPHPSVSHGNADQGPPVRQANSLVPQRSRHPLQDSSGSKIRQPERNRSGNQRHSNVFDPSLPHLPLSTSGSMILGRQQPTTEKRGSIVRFMPDSPQVPNENSAPDQHTLSQNFGFPFIPEGSMNPPINANTSFIPQVTQPSATRTPALIPVDPQNTLPSFYPPYSPAHPTLSNDISIPYFSNQMFSNPSTEKVNSGSLNNRFGSILSPPRPVGFAQPSFPLLPDMPPMHMTNSHLSNFNMTSLFPEIATALPDGSAMSPLLTIANSSASDSSKQSSNRPAHNISHILGHDCSSAV from the coding sequence ctgaagaaataaaaaagctacGGAAACAActggaagaaatacaaaaagaaaatggtCGATATATTGAATTACTGAAAGCAAATGACATATGCTTATATGATGACCCCACAATCCACTGGAAAGGAAATCTTAAAAACTCAAAGGTCTCTGTTGTTATTCCTACTGaccaaattcagaaaaatatcatTGTTTATTCGAATGGGAGTCAGCCTGGTGGAAACAGCCAGGGAACAGCTGTTCAGGGAATAACCTTTAATGTTGGTCATAATTTACAAAAGCAAACCGCCAACGTGATGCCAGTACAGAGGACTTGCAATCTTGTGACTCCTGTGTCTATTTCTGGAGTTTACCCTTCTGAAAACAAGCCATGGCATCAGACCACAGTTGCTGCATTGGCTGCCAACCAGCCTGTTCCTCTTTGTCTTCCTGCTACCATCTCTGCTCCAAGTATTCTTGAGCTTTCTACCTCAGAAAGCGAATCGAGTGTGCTTGGTGCCACCAGTGGCTCACTTATTGCTGTTCCAGTTGGGCCTGAACCTCACCAACATTGTTCCTTTCACCCATCTCTAAATGATCAACATCCTTCTGAAACTAAGAATGATCAAGAGAGCCCCAAATTATTGAAGAAAATGGTCCCTTGTACTACAAGCCTCCCCTCCAGCTCCTCGGTAACTGCCACTAAAGTGCAGCATGGAAGCAAACCCTGCCCAAGCATACAGGAATGCAGAAGTGATTTTCAAAACACTTTTGTTGTTGCAGTTGCCGCCACAGTCTGCTCCCAACTTCCCAGATCTGTAGATGATCCATCTCCACTCAACAGTGGCAAGGGTACAGACTCGACAAGTGGTTCCACAGTGGTGGTACCATCAACCTCTGATGTAAGGAAGACCGTCACTCCTGTAAGCACCCTTTCTGCGAACTCTTTGGACAGTGGTTGGACTCTCTCCTGTTCTTTGCCTTCTTCAAGTGTTAGTGCTTcagatttgaaaaatattaatagccTTACCCGAATTTCCTCAGCCGGAAACACACAGACAACATGGACTACTTTGCAACTGACGGGAAACACCATTCAGCCCTTAAGCCAGACACCATCTACCGCTGTGACCCCAGTATTAAATGAGTCTGGTACTAGCCCCACCGCAGTCAACCACAGCAGACATGTGGCTACAGGCATCAACTTGAATAATTCCTTTCCAGCAGATGGGCAGCCAGTTGAGCAAGTTGTAGTAACCTTGCCTTCTTGTCCATCTTTACCTATGCAGCCACTAATTGCCCAGCCACAAGTTAAATCTCAGCCTCcaaaaaatattcttccattgaaTTCAGCAATGCAAGTGATTCAGATGGCTCAGCCAGTTGGGACGGCTATTAATGCAGCTCCAGCTAATCCAAATGTTATCATTCTTCAGCCCCCCAGCACCACCCCATGCCCAACAGTGGTGAGAGCAGAAGTTCCCAACCAAACAGTAGGTCAGCAGATAGTGATCATACAGGCAGCTAATCAGAATGCTTTACCACTCCTCTCTGCTCCACCTCCTGGTTCTGTTCGACTCCCTGTCAATGGAGCCAGTGCTGTAATAGGGTCTAATAATTCAGTGCAAAATATTTCAACCCCACAGACTTTTGGAGGAAAGCACCTTGTCCACATTTTACCAAGACCTTCCTCTTTATCAACATCTAATTCAACACAAACTTTTTCTGTTACCATGTCAAACCAACAACAGCCTCAAACCATTTCATTAAATGGACAGCTCTTTGCTTTGCAGCCTGTAATGTCTTCATCAGGAACTACAAATCAAACCCCTATGCAAATTATTCAACCCACCACCAGCGAAGATCCAAATACCAATGTTGCCCTGAATACGTTTGGTGCTTTGGCGAGCCTCAATCAAAGCATATCACAGATGGCTGGGCAAAGCTGTGTACAGTTGTCTATTACCCAGCCTGCCAATCCTCAAACTGCTGCAAATAGTCAAATTACCCCAGCTAACTGTGTTTCATTAACTACTGTAGCACCTCCTGTGATAGTGGATAATTCAGCCACACTACCCAGTACTTATAATCTAGTGACTACTTCCTCAACGAACCCTGTAGCTTATTTGCCACCTAATGTGAAGTCAAAGAGGTTGAGTAAGAAGCCAGGTGCCAAGAAACACATAACAGCTAACAAGTCAGCATGCCCCCTGAATCCAACCAGAGATATGGGGAAGTTAGACTGCCCTAGCACTGAAGGCTCAGCAGAACCATCGTGTAATGATGAAATGCTGGAAAACCTCCCTGTTGTGTTACCATCTGTTGCTATGTCCCAGGCAAATAATGTAAGTGTTTCTGGTACTTTGGAAGTTCTGAATTCTGAATCAGTAATATCTGAGTCTGTATCCAAATCTAAGTCAGCCGAAGAGTCTAGCTTATGCTCCCAGGAGCTTATGACAAGTGAGCCTTTTGCAGTGGCCCCAGCAAAATCCAAAGATCCTACCCCTATTTTGCATCAAGAAACATCTCAGGATAAGCCACCTCCCAGTTTGGCATTGTCAGATGCTGCCACGTCCTCCACTTCAGCCAACATGTTGATTCCATCTCCAAATGATACCCATATTTTGGTTTCTCAGGTTTCTGGTTTGTCATCTACCACAAGCTCTACAAATACCAACTGTGTTTCTGAGGTAGAAATCATTGCTGAACCTTGCAGGGCTGAGCAAGATTCATCAGATACAACACAAACCACAGGTCTCTTAAAGGGGCAAGGTTTAACTGCATTGCTATCTGATCTTGCTAAAGAGAAAGACCCTAAGAAAACATCTCTTCCAGTCCAGGTGGACCAtcctgatttttcttctgaaaattcTAAAATAGTTGATTCAAGTGTTGATTTGCATCCCAAACAGGAACTATTACTGATAAACAGTGATGATAGAGATCCACCACAGCATCATTCCTGTCTTTCTGATCAGGAGGTTATTAATGGTTCTTTGCTCACCAGTAGGCAGTCTGACTCTCCCATGTCAACCAGCTCTGGCAGTAGTCGTAGTTTCTCAGTTGCATCCATGCTTCCTGAAACAACTAGAGAGGATGTGACCAGCAGTACTACAACTAATACGTGTGACAACTGTACCTTTGTAGAACAAACTGATATAGTAGCTCTTGCAGCAAGAGCTATTTTTGACCAAGAGAACCTGGAGAAAGGAAGAGCAGGCAATCAGGCCAACATAAGGGAAGCTGCTTCTAAGCCATCTGAACCATCATCTTTAGAGGGTGATCAACCTTTCAAAACACAGATACCTAAAGAGAATGGAACAGGACAGCCAGAAGCAACACCAAATGAATTCAATTCTCAGATTTCCATGGAAGCAACTGTGGATAGACCACTTGAAAAACCTAGCTGTTCTATAGGAATTAAaacatcaaattcttctttgcaggTTCCATCTTCTCAGCCACCAACCATCACCAGTTTAAGTGTGAATAATCTTATCCATCAGAGCAGCATCAGCCATCCTCTAGTCAGCTGTGCAGGTTTATCCCAAAGTTCAGAGCAAACGACTGTTCCTGCAACTGTAAATCTGACGGTTTCACCTAGCTCCTATGGCAGTCAGCCTCCTGGACCATCTTTGATGACTGACTATTCCCAAGAACAGCTAACTACTATGACTAGTACCATACCAAATTCGCAGATTCAGGAGCCACTCTTAAAGCCGAGTCATGAAAGCCGCAAAGATTCTGCTAAGCGTGCTGTCCAGGATGATCTTTTACTTTCTTCAACTAAACGTCAAAAGCATTGTCAGCCAGCCCCACATAGGCTTGAAAATATGTCCCTGATGAGCCGAACGCCAGACAGTATTTCTGATCAAACTCAAATGATGGTTGGTCAGATGCCCCCCAACTCTTCAAACTCAGTTGTGCCTGTTACCAACCCAGCACATGGAGATGGCCTTACACGGCTGTTTCCACCTAATAACAACTTTGTGGCCCCTGCATTGAGGCAAACTGAAGTTCAGTGCACTTCTCAACCTACAGTTGCTGAGCAGCAACAAACCCAGGCCAGTCAACATCTACAGGCCCTGCAGCAGCATGTTTCAACTCAAGGGGTATCTCACCTTCATAGTAACCATCTCTActtaaagcagcagcagcagcaacagcaacagcaagCAGGGCAGTTAAGAGAGAGGCATCACCTATATCAACTGCAGCATCATGTACCCCATGCTGAGAGCTCTGTCCACTCTCAGACCCATAATGTCCACCAACAGAGAACTCTACAACAGGAAGttcagatgcagaaaaagagaaatctcGTTCAGGGTGCTCAGGCCTCTCAGCTTTCCTTACAACCGAAGCACCACGGAACTGACCAATCCCGACCTAAGAGTGGTCAGCCACATCCCCACCATCAACAGATGCAGCAACAGATGCAACAACACTTTGGAAGCTCCCAGCcagagaagagctgtgaaaacCCTTCAACAAGCCGGAACCACCATAACCATCCTCAGAACCATCTTAATCAAGATATTATGCACCAGCAGCAGGATGTTGGAAGCAGACAGCAAGGTTCAGGGGTCTCTTCTGAACATATATCTGGGCATAATACAATGCAGAGACTTTTGACATCAAGAGGTTTAGAGCAGCAAATGGTGTCCCAACCAAGTATTGTGACTAGACCTTCAGACATGACCTGtactccacacaggtcagagaGAAATAGAGTTTCAAGTTATTCTGCTGAGGCACTCATTGGAAAGACATCTTCCAATTCAGAGCAGAGAATGGGTATATCAATTCAGGGTTCTAGAGTTTCAGATCAGCTTGAAATGAGGAGTTATCTTGATGTTCCCAGGAATAAGAGTTTGGTTGTTCATAATATGCAGGGCCATGTGGACCATACCGTTGCTTCAGATATTCGCCTTTCTGATTGTCAGACATTTAAACCGGGTGGAGCCAGTCAGCAGCCCCAGAGTAATTTTGAAGTACAGTCttcaagaaataatgaaataggTAACCCTATATCATCATTGAGGAGTATGCAATCCCAGGCTTTTCGAATTAGTCAAAACCCTGGTCTACCAATTGACCGTCAAAAGAGATTGCCATATCCACCAGTTCAGAACATTCCTACAGGAAATTCAGTTCCACCAAGGGATGGTGAAAATACATGTCACCAAAGTTTCATGCAGAGTTTACTTGCCCCTCACCTCAGTGATCAAGTCATTGGGAGCCAGAGATCACTCTCAGAACTTCAGAGAAATACACAGTGTGGTCCATCCTCCACTATTGAATATAATTGTCCCCCAGCTCATGAAAGTGTTCACATTAGAAGAGAGAGTGAGAGTCAGAATAGGGAAAGTTGTGACATGTCTTTAAGTACAGTTAACACCAGGAACAGCACCTTGAGTATTCCTTTTTCAAGTTCATCTTCCTCAGGAGATATTCAGGGTCGAAACACAAGTCCTAATGTTTCTGTACAGAAGTCTAATCCCATGAGGATCACGGACAGTCATGGGACCAAGGGCCACATGAACCCTCCAGTCACAACCAACATGCATGGGGTTGCAAGGCCAGCTTTGCCACATCCATCTGTCTCTCATGGAAATGCCGATCAAGGGCCTCCTGTACGTCAAGCTAATTCTTTGGTTCCCCAGCGATCAAGGCATCCTCTGCAAGATAGCAGTGGTTCCAAAATTCGTCAGCCTGAAAGGAATCGTTCTGGAAACCAAAGACATAGTAATGTTTTTGATCCAAGTCTTCCCCATCTTCCTCTGTCTACTAGTGGCAGTATGATTCTTGGACGCCAACAACCCACTACAGAGAAGAGAGGAAGTATTGTTCGTTttatgcctgatagcccacaagTACCTAATGAGAATTCAGCTCCTGACCAGCATACACTGTCACAaaattttggttttccttttattcctgaagGTAGCATGAATCCACCAATAAATGCAAATACTTCTTTCATTCCACAGGTTACTCAGCCCAGTGCCACTCGAACTCCAGCCCTTATCCCAGTTGATCCCCAAAAtactctaccctccttctatccCCCATACTCTCCTGCTCATCCTACACTGTCCAATGATATTTCAATCCCTTATTTTTCTAATCAAATGTTCTCAAATCCTAGCACAGAGAAGGTAAACAGTGGAAGTTTAAATAACCGATTTGGATCAATTTTATCTCCTCCCAGACCTGTTGGCTTTGCTCAACCAAGTTTTCCTCTTCTCCCTGATATGCCACCAATGCACATGACCAACTCTCACTTATCCAATTTTAATATGACATCTTTGTTTCCAGAAATAGCTACAGCTCTTCCTGATGGCTCAGCAATGTCACCTTTGCTTACAATAGCAAACTCCTCTGCCTCTGACTCTTCCAAGCAGTCCTCAAACAGACCTGCCCACAACATAAGCCATATTTTAGGTCATGATTGCAGTTCAGCTGTTTAA